One genomic segment of Hevea brasiliensis isolate MT/VB/25A 57/8 chromosome 3, ASM3005281v1, whole genome shotgun sequence includes these proteins:
- the LOC110637554 gene encoding chromatin-remodeling ATPase INO80 isoform X2 produces the protein MENYGNGTISERDLSLAKRKKRSNNSDREEGDGYYGTHITEERYRSMLGEHIQKYKRRFKDSSSPAPALTRMGIHVPRTSMGSSKTRKLGNELRGGLYDMETTSEWLNDVTPQKRGDYVEPDHTPKISYEPAYLDIGEGVTYRIPPSYDKLAASLNLPSFSDIRVEEFYLKGTLDLGSLAEMMSNDKRFGPRSRAAMGEPQSQYESLQARLKAMAASNSAQKFSLKISDAALNSSIPEGAAGNIQRSILSEGGVLQVYYVKVLEKGDTYEIIERSLPKKPKVKKDPAVIEREEMEKIGKVWVNIVRRDVPKHHRIFTTFHRKQLIDAKRFSENCQREVKLKVSRSLKLMRGAAIRTRKLARDMLLFWKRVDKEMAEVRKKEEREAAEALKREQELREAKRQQQRLNFLIQQTELYSHFMQNKPNSQPSEALPVEDEKLDEEEMLLSTSGTGLGDEEDPEDAELRKEALKAAQDAVSKQKKLTSAFDNECSKLRQAADIDASVAGSSNIDLHNPSTMPVTSTVQTPELFKGSLKEYQLKGLQWLVNCYEQGLNGILADEMGLGKTIQAMAFLAHLAEEKNIWGPFLVVAPASVLNNWADEISRFCPDLKTLPYWGGIQERTILRKNINPKRLYRREAGFHILITSYQLLVSDQKYFQRVKWQYMVLDEAQAIKSSSSIRWKTLLSFNCRNRLLLTGTPIQNNMAELWALLHFIMPTLFDSHEQFNEWFSKGIENHAEHGGTLNEHQLNRLHAILKPFMLRRVKKDVISELTKKKEVTVHCKLSSRQQAFYQAIKNKISLAELFDGNRGHLNEKKIMNLMNIVIQLRKVCNHPELFERNEGNTYLYFGEIPNSLLPPPFGDLEDIHYSGSQNPISYKIPKLMHSQTSTEAHCSAVRLGVCKELFQKHFNIFSPENVYRSIFTQEKNSDSLLVKSGTFGFTHLMDLSPAEAAFLATGSFMERLLFSILRWDRQFLDAILDLLMEDMDNDLHYNDLDRGKVRAVTRMLLMPSRSETNVLRRRFPTGPADGPFEALVTSYQDRLLSNIKPLHSTYTFIPRARAPPICPQCSDRNFAYKMNEELHQPWVKRLLIGFARTSEFNGPRKPDGPHPLVQEIDSELPVSQPALQLTYKIFGSCPPMQSFDPAKLLTDSGKLQTLDILLKRLRAENHRVLLFAQMTKMLNILEDYMNYRKYRYLRLDGSSTIMDRRDMVRDFQLRSDIFVFLLSTRAGGLGINLTAADTVIFYESDWNPTLDLQAMDRAHRLGQTKDVTVYRLICKETVEEKILQRASQKSTVQQLVMTGGHVQGDLLAPEDVVSLLLDDAQLEQKLREIPVQAKDRQKKKPTKAIRLDAEGDATLEDLTESEAQGTGHEHSQDTEKAKSSNKKRKVASEKQTLPNPRNSQKMNEPNSGLMDYELDDPLPNADPQSQRPKRLKRPKKSVNENLEPAFTVTPVVDSAQVQYPPMNEFGSTHTNT, from the exons ATGGAAAATTATGGTAATGGGACTATTTCGGAGAGGGATTTGAGTTTAGCTAAGAGAAAGAAGCGGTCTAATAACAGTGACAGAGAGGAGGGAGACGGATACTACGGTACACACATCACGGAGGAGCGATATCGATCAATGCTGGGAGAGCACATTCAGAAGTACAAAAGGAGGTTTAAGGATTCATCAAGTCCTGCACCAGCTTTGACACGGATGGGGATTCACGTTCCAAGGACCAGTATGGGTAGTTCAAAGACCAGGAAGTTGGGTAATGAGCTGCGAGGAGGGTTGTATGATATGGAAACCACATCAGAATGGCTCAATGATGTTACACCCCAAAAGCGTGGAGACTATGTTGAACCAGACCATACACCGAA AATATCGTATGAACCTGCTTATTTGGATATTGGTGAGGGTGTCACTTATAGGATACCTCCCTCTTATGATAAGTTGGCAGCATCATTGAACTTGCCAAGCTTCTCAGACATCAGGGTAGAGGAATTTTACTTGAAGGGAACCCTGGATTTAGGGTCATTGGCGGAAATGATGTCTAATGATAAAAGGTTTGGACCTAGAAGCAGAGCAGCGATGGGGGAGCCCCAGTCCCAGTACGAATCACTTCAGGCAAGATTGAAGGCAATGGCAGCTTCTAACTCCGCCCAGAAGTTCAGTCTGAAAATATCTGATGCTGCTTTGAATTCCTCCATCCCAGAAGGAGCAGCTGGAAATATACAACGGTCTATTTTGTCCGAGGGTGGTGTGTTGCAGGTTTACTATGTGAAGGTTTTGGAGAAAGGAGATACGTACGAG ATCATAGAGCGAAGTCTACCCAAGAAGCCAAAGGTAAAAAAAGACCCTGCCGTCATTGAGAGGGAGGAAATGGAGAAGATTGGTAAGGTTTGGGTGAACATTGTAAGAAGAGACGTACCAAAGCATCATAGAATTTTCACTACTTTCCATAGGAAGCAACTGATTGATGCGAAGAGGTTCTCAGAGAACTGTCAAAGAGAG GTAAAATTGAAGGTTAGTAGATCACTCAAACTGATGAGGGGTGCTGCAATTCGCACTAGGAAGTTGGCTAGAGATATGCTGCTATTTTGGAAGCGAGTGGATAAGGAGATG GCAGAAGTGAGGAAAAAGGAGGAGAGAGAAGCTGCAGAAGCTTTGAAGCGTGAACAGGAGCTTCGAGAAGCAAAGAGACAGCAACAAAGGCTTAATTTTCTCATTCAGCAAACTGAACTTTACAGTCACTTCATGCAAAATAAGCCTAATTCACAGCCTTCTGAAGCTTTGCCTGTGGAAGATGAGAAATTAGATGAAGAAGAAATGCTTTTGAGCACTTCTGGAACAGGACTTGGTGATGAAGAAGACCCTGAGGATGCTGAATTGAGAAAAGAGGCTCTGAAAGCTGCTCAAGATGCAGTCTCTAAGCAGAAAAAGTTAACAAGTGCTTTTGATAATGAGTGCTCAAAGCTGCGTCAAGCTGCTGACATTGATGCCTCAGTTGCTGGATCCAGTAACATAGATCTCCATAACCC CTCCACCATGCCTGTTACATCAACTGTTCAGACACCAGAGTTGTTTAAAGGTAGCCTTAAAGAATATCAACTGAAGGGTCTTCAGTGGCTGGTTAATTGTTATGAGCAG GGTTTAAATGGTATACTTGCTGATGAAATGGGCCTTGGAAAGACTATCCAAGCTATGGCATTCTTGGCTCATTTGGCTGAG GAGAAAAATATATGGGGGCCATTTCTTGTTGTTGCACCTGCTTCTGTCTTGAATAACTGGGCTGATGAAATTAGCCGTTTCTGTCCTGACTTGAAAACCCTTCCTTATTGGGGTGGCATTCAAGAGCGAACGATACTACGGAAAAACATCAATCCTAAGCGTCTTTACAGAAG GGAGGCTGGATTTCACATTCTCATTACCAGCTATCAACTGCTAGTGTCTGATCAGAAGTATTTCCAGCGTGTGAAATGGCAATACATGGTGTTGGATGAAGCCCAGGCTATAAAAAGTTCCAGCAG TATAAGATGGAAGACACTGCTCAGTTTCAATTGTCGTAACCGCTTGCTTCTTACTGGTACACCAATCCAAAATAATATGGCTGAGTTGTGGGCCCTTCTACATTTCATTATGCCAACATTATTTGACAGCCATGAACAGTTCAATGAGTGGTTTTCCAAAGG AATTGAAAATCACGCAGAGCATGGGGGCACTTTGAATGAGCATCAGCTTAATCGGTTG CATGCAATTTTGAAGCCTTTTATGCTACGAAGAGTAAAAAAAGATGTGATTTCAGAGCTGACCAAGAAAAAAGAGGTTACAGTACACTGCAAGTTAAGCTCTCGGCAGCAAGCTTTCTATCAAGCCATCAAGAACAAGATATCTCTTGCCGAGCTGTTTGACGGGAATCGAGGACATCTTAATGAGAAGAAAATTATGAATCTAATGAATATAGTCATTCAGTTGAGGAAG gTATGTAATCATCCTGAGTTATTTGAAAGGAATGAGGGAAACACCTATCTCTATTTTGGAGAGATACCAAATTCTCTTCTTCCCCCTCCCTTTGGGGATTTGGAGGATATACACTATTCTGGAAGTCAAAATCCTATTTCATACAAG ATACCAAAACTAATGCACAGCCAGACAAGCACTGAAGCACATTGTTCAGCGGTTAGGCTTGGTGTTTGCAAAGAATTATTTCAGAAACATTTTAACATATTCTCCCCAGAAAATGTCTACCGGTCTATATTCACGCAAGAGAAAAACTCCGATAGCTTGCTTGTTAAGAGTGGGACATTTGGTTTTACACATTTGATGGATTTGTCACCAGCAGAGGCTGCATTTCTGGCAACTGGGTCGTTTATGGAGAGGCTATTATTTTCTATTTTGAGATGGGACCGTCAGTTTTTGGATGCAATCTTGGACTTGCTAATGGAAGACATGGATAATGACCTTCACTATAATGACCTTGATAGGGGAAAAGTAAGGGCTGTTACGCGGATGTTATTGATGCCATCTAGATCTGAGACAAATGTTTTAAGAAGAAGATTTCCAACAGGGCCTGCTGATGGTCCATTTGAGGCTTTAGTCACCTCTTATCAGGACAGGCTTCTGTCCAACATCAAGCCTCTTCATTCGACATACACATTCATCCCACGAGCTAGAGCTCCTCCG ATTTGCCCCCAATGCTCAGATAGGAATTTTGCTTACAAAATGAATGAAGAGCTGCATCAACCCTGGGTTAAAAGGTTGTTAATTGGTTTTGCACGTACATCTGAGTTTAATGGACCCAGAAAACCAGATGGCCCTCATCCTCTAGTTCAAGAGATTGATTCTGAATTACCAGTTTCACAACCTGCTCTTCAGTTGACGTACAAGATATTTGGGTCTTGTCCTCCCATGCAAAGCTTTGACCCAGCAAAGTTACTCACG GACTCTGGGAAGCTTCAAACACTTGATATATTGTTGAAACGCTTGCGAGCTGAAAACCACCGGGTTCTATTGTTTGCACAAATGACGAAAATGCTGAATATTCTTGAG GACTACATGAATTATAGGAAATATAGATATCTTAGACTTGATGGATCCTCCACCATTATGGATCGAAGGGACATGGTCAGAGACTTCCAGCTTAG GAGTGATATTTTTGTATTCTTACTAAGCACCAGAGCTGGTGGACTGGGTATCAACTTGACCGCCGCTGATACGGTCATTTTTTATGAAAGTGATTGGAATCCAACATTAGATTTGCAGGCTATGGATAGAGCTCATCGGCTGGGTCAGACAAAAGAT GTTACTGTCTACCGGCTTATTTGTAAAGAAACTGTTGAAGAGAAGATTCTACAAAGAGCAAGCCAGAAGAGTACTGTCCAACAGCTTGTCATGACAGGTGGTCATGTTCAGGGTGATCTTTTGGCCCCTGAGGATGTTGTATCACTACTTCTGGATGATGCCCAGTTGGAGCAGAAGTTGAGAGAAATTCCAGTGCAG GCCAAAGATAGACAAAAGAAAAAGCCAACAAAGGCCATACGACTTGATGCAGAAGGGGATGCAACTTTGGAAGATTTGACAGAAAGTGAGGCTCAGGGTACTGGACATGAGCATTCTCAGGATACAGAGAAAGCAAAATCCAGTAACAAAAAG AGGAAAGTTGCTTCTGAGAAGCAGACTCTGCCAAATCCAAGAAATTCACAAAAGATGAACGAACCAAACTCCGGATTGATGGACTACGAATTGGATGATCCTTTGCCAAATGCTGATCCACAATCACAAAGACCCAAGAGGCTAAAGAGGCCAAAGAAGAGTGTAAATGAAAATCTTGAACCAGCATTTACTGTCACACCTGTAGTTGATTCGGCACAGGTTCAATATCCACCTATGAATGAGTTTGGTTCTACACATACAAATACATAA
- the LOC131178309 gene encoding uncharacterized protein LOC131178309 — protein MDSEKHAGLQALELKLKKDLALVLDQEEIMWFQKSREHWIIDGDRNTAFFHASAVLKGSKKHISRLKDSNSSWVSDQRRLLHMAMEFYQNLYTVDSIVAGLASLPPGFPVISFSDLEFISNPFTAKEVKSASWDMDSYKAPGPDGFQAVFFQKSWAILGADLINMALSFLNGGALPVGACDILITLLPKVEVLESISQFRPVSLCNMSFKEIAHSMHHCSGQKGWMAIKVDLEKAYDRRRWELLLAIMQEVGFPKLWQNLIFNEAVSSNAWHLFMHSRRGPAISHLFFADDLLLFVEASLDQMRVIMDCLNLFCSTSGQHVNVAKSSVWFSSNADVDLQQNISKVVKASFDVLLSRLEEQLAGWKIRYLSLGNVGDHHRVPIVKWETVTKPMDQGGLGVRTCRIMNDAFLMKLGWKLLSDDGALWCSVLRNKYMAGLHGLNHMVSRTTSSNLWKGILYSVEALRAGSFRVVVSGMFTDFWNDDWVGIGPLFQNAQTVVPNHLLSLSVSHFWDFNGRRWELIRPYLDEQICLMIEAVHLQSNVQSMDVYARKATPNDCFSVKSAYRSIGGFVSAAANSKCVMEC, from the exons ATGGATAGTGAGAAGCATGCTGGGCTTCAAGCTTTGGAATTGAAATTAAAGAAAGACCTTGCTTTAGTGTTAGACCAAGAAGAGATTATGTGGTTTCAAAAATCCAGGGAACATTGGATTATAGATGGGGACAGGAATACTGCATTTTTTCATGCTAGTGCGGTATTAAAGGGTTCGAAAAAGCACATTTCTAGATTAAAAGATAGTAACAGTAGTTGGGTATCTGATCAAAGGAGGCTTTTACATATGGCTATggaattttatcaaaatttatatacAGTTGATTCTATTGTCGCTGGTTTGGCGTCTCTACCTCCGGgatttcctgttatttctttttcagatttggagtttatttctaatCCATTTACAGCTAAAGAAGTTAAGTCAGCTTCATGGGATATGGATTCTTACAAAGCCCCTGGTCCTGATGGTTTTCAAGCAGTCTTTTTTCAGAAGTCTTGGGCAATTCTTGGTGCTGATTTGATTAATATGGCTCTTTCTTTTCTTAATGGTGGTGCTTTACCAGTAGGTGCCTGTGATATCCTTATTACTTTGCTCCCTAAGGTGGAGGTTCTTGAGTCTATTTCACAATTTCGTCCAGTAAGTCTATGCAACATGAGCTTTAAAG AGATTGCTCATTCCATGCACCATTGTTCGGGTCAGAAGGGTTGGATGGCGATTAAGGTAGACTTAGAGAAGGCATATGATAGGCGGCGTTGGGAGTTATTACtcgccattatgcaagaagtagGGTTCCCAAAGCtatggcagaacttgattttcaat GAGGCGGTTTCTTCTAATGCTTGGCATCTGTTTATGCATTCCCGTCGTGGTCCTGCTATTTCACATCTCTTTTTTGCAGATGATTTGTTACTTTTTGTTGAAGCTTCATTAGACCAGATGAGGGTTATTATGGATTGTTTAAACCTTTTTTGCTCTACATCTGGTCAACATGTTAATGTGGCTAAATCTAGTGTTTGGTTTTCTTCCAATGCGGATGTGGACCTACAGCAGAATATTAGCAA GGTGGTTAAGGCCTCTTTTGATGTTTTATTGTCGCGTTTAGAAGAGCAATTAGCTGGTTGGAAGATAAGATATTTATCGTTG GGTAATGTTGGTGATCACCATCGTGTTCCTATTGTGAAATGGGAAACTGTTACTAAGCCTATGGATCAAGGGGGTTTGGGTGTGAGGACTTGTCGTATAATGAATGATGCTTTTCTAATGAAATTGGGTTGGAAGCTGCTTTCAGATGATGGTGCTTTATGGTGTTCTGTTTTAAGAAATAAGTATATGGCTGGATTACATGGACTTAATCATATGGTTTCGCGAACTACTTCTTCGAATTTATGGAAGGGTATCCTTTATTCTGTGGAGGCTTTACGAGCTGGTTCTTTCCGAGTAGTTGTGTCTGGGATGTTTACTGATTTTTGGAATGATGATTGGGTGGGTATTGGTCCATTGTTTCAAAATGCTCAGACTGTGGTTCCTAACCATCTTCTTTCCCTCTCTGTTTCTCATTTTTGGGATTTTAATGGGCGGCGTTGGGAGCTTATTAGGCCGTATCTTGATGAGCAGATTTGTTTAATGATAGAGGCTGTGCATTTGCAATCTAATGTTCAATCTATGGATGTTTATGCTCGGAAGGCTACTCCTAATGATTGCTTTAGTGTCAAATCAGCTTATCGTTCAATTGGTGGGTTTGTGTCTGCTGCTGCTAATTCTAAATGTGTTATGGAATGTTAA
- the LOC110637554 gene encoding chromatin-remodeling ATPase INO80 isoform X1 gives MEHRRQAKDSLSYSNLFNLESLMNFKVPQPDDDFDYYGNSSQDESRGSQGGAMENYGNGTISERDLSLAKRKKRSNNSDREEGDGYYGTHITEERYRSMLGEHIQKYKRRFKDSSSPAPALTRMGIHVPRTSMGSSKTRKLGNELRGGLYDMETTSEWLNDVTPQKRGDYVEPDHTPKISYEPAYLDIGEGVTYRIPPSYDKLAASLNLPSFSDIRVEEFYLKGTLDLGSLAEMMSNDKRFGPRSRAAMGEPQSQYESLQARLKAMAASNSAQKFSLKISDAALNSSIPEGAAGNIQRSILSEGGVLQVYYVKVLEKGDTYEIIERSLPKKPKVKKDPAVIEREEMEKIGKVWVNIVRRDVPKHHRIFTTFHRKQLIDAKRFSENCQREVKLKVSRSLKLMRGAAIRTRKLARDMLLFWKRVDKEMAEVRKKEEREAAEALKREQELREAKRQQQRLNFLIQQTELYSHFMQNKPNSQPSEALPVEDEKLDEEEMLLSTSGTGLGDEEDPEDAELRKEALKAAQDAVSKQKKLTSAFDNECSKLRQAADIDASVAGSSNIDLHNPSTMPVTSTVQTPELFKGSLKEYQLKGLQWLVNCYEQGLNGILADEMGLGKTIQAMAFLAHLAEEKNIWGPFLVVAPASVLNNWADEISRFCPDLKTLPYWGGIQERTILRKNINPKRLYRREAGFHILITSYQLLVSDQKYFQRVKWQYMVLDEAQAIKSSSSIRWKTLLSFNCRNRLLLTGTPIQNNMAELWALLHFIMPTLFDSHEQFNEWFSKGIENHAEHGGTLNEHQLNRLHAILKPFMLRRVKKDVISELTKKKEVTVHCKLSSRQQAFYQAIKNKISLAELFDGNRGHLNEKKIMNLMNIVIQLRKVCNHPELFERNEGNTYLYFGEIPNSLLPPPFGDLEDIHYSGSQNPISYKIPKLMHSQTSTEAHCSAVRLGVCKELFQKHFNIFSPENVYRSIFTQEKNSDSLLVKSGTFGFTHLMDLSPAEAAFLATGSFMERLLFSILRWDRQFLDAILDLLMEDMDNDLHYNDLDRGKVRAVTRMLLMPSRSETNVLRRRFPTGPADGPFEALVTSYQDRLLSNIKPLHSTYTFIPRARAPPICPQCSDRNFAYKMNEELHQPWVKRLLIGFARTSEFNGPRKPDGPHPLVQEIDSELPVSQPALQLTYKIFGSCPPMQSFDPAKLLTDSGKLQTLDILLKRLRAENHRVLLFAQMTKMLNILEDYMNYRKYRYLRLDGSSTIMDRRDMVRDFQLRSDIFVFLLSTRAGGLGINLTAADTVIFYESDWNPTLDLQAMDRAHRLGQTKDVTVYRLICKETVEEKILQRASQKSTVQQLVMTGGHVQGDLLAPEDVVSLLLDDAQLEQKLREIPVQAKDRQKKKPTKAIRLDAEGDATLEDLTESEAQGTGHEHSQDTEKAKSSNKKRKVASEKQTLPNPRNSQKMNEPNSGLMDYELDDPLPNADPQSQRPKRLKRPKKSVNENLEPAFTVTPVVDSAQVQYPPMNEFGSTHTNT, from the exons ATGGAGCACAGGAGGCAAGCCAAGgactcactctcttattccaatcTCTTTAATCTTGAG TCTTTGATGAACTTCAAAGTTCCACAACCGGATGATGACTTTGATTATTATGGGAATAGTAGTCAGGATGAGAGCAGAGGTAGCCAAG GTGGTGCAATGGAAAATTATGGTAATGGGACTATTTCGGAGAGGGATTTGAGTTTAGCTAAGAGAAAGAAGCGGTCTAATAACAGTGACAGAGAGGAGGGAGACGGATACTACGGTACACACATCACGGAGGAGCGATATCGATCAATGCTGGGAGAGCACATTCAGAAGTACAAAAGGAGGTTTAAGGATTCATCAAGTCCTGCACCAGCTTTGACACGGATGGGGATTCACGTTCCAAGGACCAGTATGGGTAGTTCAAAGACCAGGAAGTTGGGTAATGAGCTGCGAGGAGGGTTGTATGATATGGAAACCACATCAGAATGGCTCAATGATGTTACACCCCAAAAGCGTGGAGACTATGTTGAACCAGACCATACACCGAA AATATCGTATGAACCTGCTTATTTGGATATTGGTGAGGGTGTCACTTATAGGATACCTCCCTCTTATGATAAGTTGGCAGCATCATTGAACTTGCCAAGCTTCTCAGACATCAGGGTAGAGGAATTTTACTTGAAGGGAACCCTGGATTTAGGGTCATTGGCGGAAATGATGTCTAATGATAAAAGGTTTGGACCTAGAAGCAGAGCAGCGATGGGGGAGCCCCAGTCCCAGTACGAATCACTTCAGGCAAGATTGAAGGCAATGGCAGCTTCTAACTCCGCCCAGAAGTTCAGTCTGAAAATATCTGATGCTGCTTTGAATTCCTCCATCCCAGAAGGAGCAGCTGGAAATATACAACGGTCTATTTTGTCCGAGGGTGGTGTGTTGCAGGTTTACTATGTGAAGGTTTTGGAGAAAGGAGATACGTACGAG ATCATAGAGCGAAGTCTACCCAAGAAGCCAAAGGTAAAAAAAGACCCTGCCGTCATTGAGAGGGAGGAAATGGAGAAGATTGGTAAGGTTTGGGTGAACATTGTAAGAAGAGACGTACCAAAGCATCATAGAATTTTCACTACTTTCCATAGGAAGCAACTGATTGATGCGAAGAGGTTCTCAGAGAACTGTCAAAGAGAG GTAAAATTGAAGGTTAGTAGATCACTCAAACTGATGAGGGGTGCTGCAATTCGCACTAGGAAGTTGGCTAGAGATATGCTGCTATTTTGGAAGCGAGTGGATAAGGAGATG GCAGAAGTGAGGAAAAAGGAGGAGAGAGAAGCTGCAGAAGCTTTGAAGCGTGAACAGGAGCTTCGAGAAGCAAAGAGACAGCAACAAAGGCTTAATTTTCTCATTCAGCAAACTGAACTTTACAGTCACTTCATGCAAAATAAGCCTAATTCACAGCCTTCTGAAGCTTTGCCTGTGGAAGATGAGAAATTAGATGAAGAAGAAATGCTTTTGAGCACTTCTGGAACAGGACTTGGTGATGAAGAAGACCCTGAGGATGCTGAATTGAGAAAAGAGGCTCTGAAAGCTGCTCAAGATGCAGTCTCTAAGCAGAAAAAGTTAACAAGTGCTTTTGATAATGAGTGCTCAAAGCTGCGTCAAGCTGCTGACATTGATGCCTCAGTTGCTGGATCCAGTAACATAGATCTCCATAACCC CTCCACCATGCCTGTTACATCAACTGTTCAGACACCAGAGTTGTTTAAAGGTAGCCTTAAAGAATATCAACTGAAGGGTCTTCAGTGGCTGGTTAATTGTTATGAGCAG GGTTTAAATGGTATACTTGCTGATGAAATGGGCCTTGGAAAGACTATCCAAGCTATGGCATTCTTGGCTCATTTGGCTGAG GAGAAAAATATATGGGGGCCATTTCTTGTTGTTGCACCTGCTTCTGTCTTGAATAACTGGGCTGATGAAATTAGCCGTTTCTGTCCTGACTTGAAAACCCTTCCTTATTGGGGTGGCATTCAAGAGCGAACGATACTACGGAAAAACATCAATCCTAAGCGTCTTTACAGAAG GGAGGCTGGATTTCACATTCTCATTACCAGCTATCAACTGCTAGTGTCTGATCAGAAGTATTTCCAGCGTGTGAAATGGCAATACATGGTGTTGGATGAAGCCCAGGCTATAAAAAGTTCCAGCAG TATAAGATGGAAGACACTGCTCAGTTTCAATTGTCGTAACCGCTTGCTTCTTACTGGTACACCAATCCAAAATAATATGGCTGAGTTGTGGGCCCTTCTACATTTCATTATGCCAACATTATTTGACAGCCATGAACAGTTCAATGAGTGGTTTTCCAAAGG AATTGAAAATCACGCAGAGCATGGGGGCACTTTGAATGAGCATCAGCTTAATCGGTTG CATGCAATTTTGAAGCCTTTTATGCTACGAAGAGTAAAAAAAGATGTGATTTCAGAGCTGACCAAGAAAAAAGAGGTTACAGTACACTGCAAGTTAAGCTCTCGGCAGCAAGCTTTCTATCAAGCCATCAAGAACAAGATATCTCTTGCCGAGCTGTTTGACGGGAATCGAGGACATCTTAATGAGAAGAAAATTATGAATCTAATGAATATAGTCATTCAGTTGAGGAAG gTATGTAATCATCCTGAGTTATTTGAAAGGAATGAGGGAAACACCTATCTCTATTTTGGAGAGATACCAAATTCTCTTCTTCCCCCTCCCTTTGGGGATTTGGAGGATATACACTATTCTGGAAGTCAAAATCCTATTTCATACAAG ATACCAAAACTAATGCACAGCCAGACAAGCACTGAAGCACATTGTTCAGCGGTTAGGCTTGGTGTTTGCAAAGAATTATTTCAGAAACATTTTAACATATTCTCCCCAGAAAATGTCTACCGGTCTATATTCACGCAAGAGAAAAACTCCGATAGCTTGCTTGTTAAGAGTGGGACATTTGGTTTTACACATTTGATGGATTTGTCACCAGCAGAGGCTGCATTTCTGGCAACTGGGTCGTTTATGGAGAGGCTATTATTTTCTATTTTGAGATGGGACCGTCAGTTTTTGGATGCAATCTTGGACTTGCTAATGGAAGACATGGATAATGACCTTCACTATAATGACCTTGATAGGGGAAAAGTAAGGGCTGTTACGCGGATGTTATTGATGCCATCTAGATCTGAGACAAATGTTTTAAGAAGAAGATTTCCAACAGGGCCTGCTGATGGTCCATTTGAGGCTTTAGTCACCTCTTATCAGGACAGGCTTCTGTCCAACATCAAGCCTCTTCATTCGACATACACATTCATCCCACGAGCTAGAGCTCCTCCG ATTTGCCCCCAATGCTCAGATAGGAATTTTGCTTACAAAATGAATGAAGAGCTGCATCAACCCTGGGTTAAAAGGTTGTTAATTGGTTTTGCACGTACATCTGAGTTTAATGGACCCAGAAAACCAGATGGCCCTCATCCTCTAGTTCAAGAGATTGATTCTGAATTACCAGTTTCACAACCTGCTCTTCAGTTGACGTACAAGATATTTGGGTCTTGTCCTCCCATGCAAAGCTTTGACCCAGCAAAGTTACTCACG GACTCTGGGAAGCTTCAAACACTTGATATATTGTTGAAACGCTTGCGAGCTGAAAACCACCGGGTTCTATTGTTTGCACAAATGACGAAAATGCTGAATATTCTTGAG GACTACATGAATTATAGGAAATATAGATATCTTAGACTTGATGGATCCTCCACCATTATGGATCGAAGGGACATGGTCAGAGACTTCCAGCTTAG GAGTGATATTTTTGTATTCTTACTAAGCACCAGAGCTGGTGGACTGGGTATCAACTTGACCGCCGCTGATACGGTCATTTTTTATGAAAGTGATTGGAATCCAACATTAGATTTGCAGGCTATGGATAGAGCTCATCGGCTGGGTCAGACAAAAGAT GTTACTGTCTACCGGCTTATTTGTAAAGAAACTGTTGAAGAGAAGATTCTACAAAGAGCAAGCCAGAAGAGTACTGTCCAACAGCTTGTCATGACAGGTGGTCATGTTCAGGGTGATCTTTTGGCCCCTGAGGATGTTGTATCACTACTTCTGGATGATGCCCAGTTGGAGCAGAAGTTGAGAGAAATTCCAGTGCAG GCCAAAGATAGACAAAAGAAAAAGCCAACAAAGGCCATACGACTTGATGCAGAAGGGGATGCAACTTTGGAAGATTTGACAGAAAGTGAGGCTCAGGGTACTGGACATGAGCATTCTCAGGATACAGAGAAAGCAAAATCCAGTAACAAAAAG AGGAAAGTTGCTTCTGAGAAGCAGACTCTGCCAAATCCAAGAAATTCACAAAAGATGAACGAACCAAACTCCGGATTGATGGACTACGAATTGGATGATCCTTTGCCAAATGCTGATCCACAATCACAAAGACCCAAGAGGCTAAAGAGGCCAAAGAAGAGTGTAAATGAAAATCTTGAACCAGCATTTACTGTCACACCTGTAGTTGATTCGGCACAGGTTCAATATCCACCTATGAATGAGTTTGGTTCTACACATACAAATACATAA